One region of Vallitalea okinawensis genomic DNA includes:
- a CDS encoding serine hydroxymethyltransferase yields MYDFQEIQHVDPELAEYIEQEIGRQNNKIELIASENFVTKAVMAAMGSPLTNKYAEGYPNKRYYGGCEYVDKSEDLARERAKELFGADHANVQPHSGSQANFGVYFAVLQPGDTILGMRLSHGGHLTHGSPVNMSGAQYNIVDYGVDKDTGFINYDEVMRIAKECQPKLIVAGASAYAREIDFKKFREIADEVGAYLMVDMAHIAGLIAAGLHSNPVPYADFVTTTTHKTLRGPRGGMILCKEEHAKKIDKAIFPGIQGGPLCHVIAAKAVSFKEALTDEFKEYQKQVIINAKALAEELMNRGFKLVSDGTDNHLVLVDLQNKELTGKQAEKWLDEVGVTCNKNTVPFDPQSPFVTSGIRLGTPAVTTRGMNEEDMKVIAEIIDLTLSDFEGNREKAEELVKELVGQYPLY; encoded by the coding sequence ATGTACGATTTTCAAGAAATCCAACATGTAGACCCAGAGCTTGCGGAATACATAGAGCAAGAGATTGGTAGACAAAATAATAAGATTGAATTAATTGCATCAGAGAACTTTGTTACTAAAGCAGTTATGGCGGCTATGGGATCACCTTTAACCAATAAATATGCAGAAGGGTACCCAAATAAACGTTACTATGGCGGATGCGAGTATGTTGACAAATCAGAAGACTTAGCAAGAGAGAGAGCTAAAGAATTATTTGGAGCGGATCATGCTAATGTTCAACCTCATTCAGGCTCACAAGCTAACTTCGGCGTTTATTTTGCAGTTCTTCAACCAGGGGATACAATTCTTGGTATGCGATTATCTCATGGTGGTCACTTAACTCATGGTAGTCCTGTGAATATGTCTGGAGCACAATACAACATTGTTGATTATGGTGTGGATAAAGATACTGGATTCATTAATTATGATGAAGTAATGCGTATCGCTAAAGAATGCCAACCAAAGTTAATCGTAGCAGGGGCTAGTGCTTATGCTAGAGAAATAGATTTCAAGAAATTTAGAGAGATTGCTGATGAAGTTGGAGCTTATTTAATGGTAGATATGGCTCACATTGCAGGTTTAATTGCTGCAGGATTACATTCTAATCCAGTTCCGTATGCTGACTTCGTAACAACAACTACTCATAAAACATTAAGAGGACCTCGTGGCGGTATGATTCTTTGTAAAGAAGAACATGCTAAGAAAATTGATAAAGCGATTTTCCCAGGTATCCAAGGTGGACCTTTATGCCATGTCATAGCGGCAAAGGCTGTAAGCTTTAAAGAAGCTTTAACAGATGAGTTCAAAGAATACCAAAAGCAAGTTATCATCAATGCTAAAGCATTAGCAGAAGAATTAATGAATAGAGGCTTCAAGTTAGTATCTGACGGTACTGATAACCATCTTGTCTTGGTTGACCTGCAGAACAAAGAGTTAACAGGTAAACAAGCAGAGAAATGGTTAGATGAAGTAGGTGTGACATGTAATAAGAATACTGTTCCATTTGACCCTCAAAGTCCTTTTGTAACAAGTGGTATCCGTTTAGGAACACCAGCTGTTACGACTAGAGGCATGAATGAAGAAGATATGAAAGTTATTGCAGAGATCATTGATCTTACATTATCTGATTTTGAAGGTAACAGAGAAAAAGCAGAGGAATTAGTTAAAGAGCTAGTTGGTCAATACCCATTGTACTAG
- a CDS encoding S8 family peptidase gives MRRREFDIEKCKEIIVSEDYLDLIMETRPSIEEVARRVDAQCYQILTEDYGVFHIKKEPNQCEDFYFYHDYNDGPNVYGLTSTQAMEAAGIGTLYKSEGLNLTGKGVIVGIIDTGIDYTNQVFRNNDGSTRILSIWDQSIIGNPPEGFLYGTEYSREQINEALLDSDPYRIVPSKDTVGHGTYVAGLAAGGWNSIEEFRGAAPGAEIIVVKLKQAKKCLMDFYQFKDGAIAWQTNDIIQALNYVIKKAVQLDKTVAILFTGGSTEGPHMGVDMLEEVLKYIGNFYGVVTVVSAGNEGNAGHHFRGKFGLDQKKMDIQLNIAEGEKGLYMALWTNLPDKLSIEFISPSGYSTGKIPFINRQWQTKEDPLEQTTINIYYDFMEERAAVESIVMLLQNPVPGLWTMIVHGDIVINGEFDVWLPLTGFIDQETLFLKPDPYDTVVSPGNSDGTITVGSYNHLSQSIYLNTSRGFTRDQRVKPDLVAPGVNLLGPYTNNEYVYRSGTSGSAAITAGASALLLEWGVVRGNDDLMNTTSAKAYLARGARRRETINYPNPEWGYGELDLFNTFRII, from the coding sequence GTGCGCCGAAGAGAGTTTGATATAGAAAAATGCAAAGAAATAATTGTTTCAGAAGATTACTTAGATCTGATTATGGAAACAAGACCAAGCATTGAAGAAGTGGCAAGGAGAGTAGATGCCCAGTGTTACCAGATATTAACTGAAGATTATGGTGTTTTTCACATAAAGAAGGAACCTAATCAGTGTGAGGACTTTTATTTCTATCATGATTATAATGATGGACCTAATGTCTACGGTTTGACTAGTACACAAGCAATGGAAGCAGCAGGAATCGGTACATTATATAAAAGTGAAGGACTAAATTTAACTGGTAAAGGCGTTATTGTTGGTATAATAGATACTGGTATCGACTATACCAACCAAGTCTTCAGGAATAATGATGGTTCTACAAGGATACTCAGTATATGGGATCAGTCCATCATAGGTAATCCTCCAGAAGGATTTTTATATGGTACAGAATATAGTAGAGAGCAAATCAATGAAGCATTATTAGATTCTGATCCTTATAGAATCGTCCCATCTAAAGACACAGTTGGGCATGGGACATATGTAGCAGGCTTAGCAGCTGGAGGATGGAATTCCATAGAGGAATTTAGAGGGGCTGCGCCTGGAGCTGAGATCATAGTTGTGAAATTAAAGCAAGCAAAAAAATGTTTAATGGATTTTTATCAGTTTAAAGATGGGGCTATTGCTTGGCAAACAAATGATATTATTCAAGCCTTGAATTATGTTATTAAAAAAGCAGTCCAGTTAGACAAAACAGTGGCTATCTTGTTTACCGGAGGTTCAACAGAAGGGCCACATATGGGGGTTGACATGCTGGAGGAGGTTTTAAAGTACATAGGGAATTTTTATGGTGTCGTAACAGTAGTATCAGCTGGGAACGAAGGAAATGCTGGACATCATTTTAGAGGAAAATTTGGTTTGGATCAAAAGAAAATGGATATTCAACTCAATATTGCAGAGGGGGAGAAAGGGCTTTATATGGCGCTTTGGACCAACTTACCAGACAAGTTAAGCATTGAGTTTATTTCTCCAAGTGGCTATAGTACTGGCAAGATTCCTTTTATTAATAGGCAGTGGCAAACCAAAGAAGATCCATTAGAACAAACCACTATCAATATCTATTATGATTTTATGGAGGAGCGAGCAGCAGTAGAATCTATCGTTATGTTGCTCCAAAATCCCGTACCAGGTCTATGGACCATGATTGTCCATGGAGATATTGTCATCAATGGCGAATTTGATGTTTGGTTGCCTTTAACGGGTTTCATTGATCAGGAAACTCTATTTTTAAAGCCTGATCCCTATGATACAGTTGTGAGTCCAGGAAATAGCGACGGCACAATCACTGTTGGTTCATATAATCATCTATCACAGAGTATTTATCTAAATACTAGCCGGGGTTTTACAAGGGATCAACGAGTAAAACCAGATCTCGTTGCACCAGGAGTCAATTTATTAGGACCTTATACGAATAATGAATATGTATATAGGAGTGGAACAAGTGGTAGTGCTGCTATAACTGCAGGGGCTTCTGCATTATTATTGGAATGGGGAGTCGTAAGAGGTAATGATGATTTAATGAATACGACTTCAGCAAAAGCTTATCTTGCTAGAGGAGCTAGAAGAAGAGAGACGATTAATTATCCTAATCCAGAATGGGGTTATGGAGAGTTGGATCTCTTCAATACCTTTAGAATTATTTAG
- a CDS encoding threonine/serine exporter family protein, which translates to MLSLIIKTLASFFASLFFAILFNTARKELFYCGLTGAFGWLIYMISFEFYPKVITAYFFGALGVGILSCLLAPKRRAPVTVFLVSGIIPLVPGKGMYETMYAMLFSDFESTFRHFATTLQIAGAIAIAVALPLTFMMRSSLRNGAQKKIEKK; encoded by the coding sequence ATGTTGAGTTTAATCATAAAAACCCTTGCATCTTTTTTTGCCTCCCTTTTCTTTGCTATCTTGTTTAACACAGCTAGAAAAGAACTCTTCTATTGTGGTCTAACTGGTGCTTTTGGTTGGTTAATCTATATGATCAGTTTTGAATTTTATCCAAAGGTTATTACAGCCTACTTCTTCGGTGCTCTAGGAGTTGGTATACTATCATGTCTACTAGCTCCTAAGAGACGTGCCCCAGTTACTGTCTTTTTGGTTTCTGGTATTATTCCACTTGTACCAGGTAAAGGGATGTATGAAACCATGTATGCCATGTTATTCAGTGATTTTGAGAGTACATTTAGGCATTTTGCTACTACATTACAAATTGCTGGTGCTATTGCAATTGCCGTAGCATTACCATTGACCTTTATGATGAGATCTTCCCTTCGTAATGGAGCGCAGAAGAAAATAGAGAAAAAATAA
- a CDS encoding ABC transporter substrate-binding protein, producing MRKRVMSLLLVMTLLASVFVGCTGDEKEVSDNAVQTEDKDSSDSDTTPKKVKEGFSQAPMFDELVKSGELPPVEDRLPVKEDIMIEEVLEEIGQYGGQWRFPWGGIDDKWDAAYITEEALFRFRSDGQGVEPNVAKGYEVNADSTEYTIYLREGMKWSDGEPFNADDVLFYWEHMLIPETFGKDLYDCYYSVDPDSGDKARAEVEKIDDYTVKVTHKYPNALFLERVAIDNKWFFAPEHFYKTILPEFVGEDKALEIAKEWGFNDLESFGKWTGYYYWVWSQRPTLRAWVAKNDPNSEQFIMERNPYFWKTDAEGNQLPYLDTIAFNKYEDTDQFLLEGLAGNVDIFGYDFKDFTVLKENEAKGDYRILQWSSVGWSSNGIELNQASEDPKLAPLLRDIRFREALSLAVDRVELSEITSNGLAVSQQASVPKGLPNYQEGWAEKWTEYNVERAAQLLDEIGLKWDANNEFRTFEDGSELQLVFYTTDNDKNSDTRNELIQKYYQDIGIKTIIKMADEALYQELKYENKIDATFADCGLVNVAFRPDNVVPMRVKDVWNSAYGLYKSSNGEEGVKPEGDMALLLEYWDNVVSATTSEEVYKWCDEIIKLHEKNVWLIGYTSSLPNLILVNNKVKNVPDGIVSCDEFRSWGHARPVQFFIEQ from the coding sequence ATGCGTAAGAGGGTTATGAGTCTACTTTTAGTTATGACACTATTAGCTTCAGTATTTGTGGGATGTACAGGTGATGAAAAAGAAGTAAGTGATAACGCTGTACAAACTGAGGATAAAGATAGCAGTGATAGTGACACAACTCCTAAGAAAGTTAAGGAAGGATTTAGTCAAGCACCTATGTTTGACGAGTTAGTAAAATCAGGAGAACTTCCTCCTGTAGAAGATCGTTTACCTGTTAAAGAAGACATAATGATTGAAGAAGTACTTGAAGAAATCGGACAATACGGTGGTCAATGGCGTTTCCCATGGGGGGGTATTGACGATAAATGGGATGCTGCTTACATAACGGAGGAAGCATTATTTAGATTCAGATCAGATGGGCAAGGTGTTGAGCCTAACGTGGCTAAGGGTTATGAAGTGAATGCTGATTCAACAGAATATACCATCTACCTAAGAGAAGGTATGAAGTGGTCTGATGGGGAGCCTTTTAATGCAGATGATGTGCTCTTCTATTGGGAACATATGCTTATACCTGAGACCTTCGGAAAAGATTTGTATGACTGTTATTACTCAGTAGATCCTGATTCAGGTGATAAAGCGCGAGCAGAAGTTGAGAAGATAGACGACTATACTGTAAAAGTTACACATAAATATCCAAATGCATTATTTTTAGAACGTGTAGCTATTGATAATAAGTGGTTTTTTGCACCAGAACATTTCTATAAAACAATTTTACCTGAGTTTGTTGGTGAAGATAAAGCCTTAGAAATTGCTAAAGAATGGGGTTTCAACGATTTGGAAAGTTTTGGTAAATGGACAGGGTACTATTATTGGGTATGGTCACAAAGACCTACACTTAGAGCATGGGTTGCAAAAAATGATCCTAATAGTGAACAATTCATAATGGAAAGAAATCCATACTTCTGGAAAACCGATGCAGAAGGTAACCAACTTCCATATTTAGATACTATTGCATTTAATAAATATGAAGATACCGATCAGTTCCTTTTAGAAGGTTTAGCTGGGAATGTTGATATTTTTGGATACGATTTTAAAGATTTTACAGTATTAAAAGAAAATGAAGCAAAAGGTGATTATAGAATTTTACAATGGTCAAGTGTTGGTTGGTCAAGTAATGGTATCGAGCTTAATCAAGCATCCGAAGATCCAAAATTAGCGCCACTATTACGAGATATCCGATTCAGAGAAGCACTTTCATTAGCAGTTGATCGAGTAGAGCTATCTGAAATCACATCAAATGGTCTTGCAGTATCTCAACAAGCATCAGTTCCAAAAGGGTTACCTAACTATCAAGAAGGTTGGGCTGAGAAATGGACTGAATACAATGTTGAACGAGCAGCACAGTTATTAGATGAAATAGGATTGAAATGGGATGCCAATAACGAATTTAGAACATTTGAAGATGGCTCTGAGTTACAACTTGTTTTCTATACAACTGATAATGATAAAAACAGTGATACACGAAATGAGCTCATTCAAAAATACTATCAAGACATTGGTATAAAAACCATTATTAAGATGGCAGATGAAGCACTCTACCAAGAGTTAAAATATGAGAATAAAATCGATGCAACGTTTGCGGACTGTGGATTAGTTAATGTAGCTTTCCGCCCTGATAATGTAGTTCCTATGCGCGTTAAAGATGTATGGAATAGTGCTTATGGACTTTACAAATCATCAAATGGTGAAGAGGGTGTGAAACCAGAAGGGGATATGGCGTTATTATTAGAATACTGGGATAATGTCGTATCAGCAACAACAAGTGAAGAAGTTTATAAATGGTGTGATGAAATTATTAAATTACATGAAAAAAATGTCTGGCTAATTGGTTATACAAGTTCATTACCAAACTTGATATTGGTAAATAATAAAGTGAAAAATGTACCAGACGGTATTGTTTCATGTGATGAATTCCGTAGTTGGGGTCATGCAAGACCTGTACAATTCTTTATAGAACAATAG
- a CDS encoding S8 family peptidase, whose protein sequence is MRQQDLSVDKCKEIIVSENYQDIITYLKSEPEEITLELGIECFQYITKEFGILHIEAKTDDCKEFYYNVPHMLIPYIYGLTSTHAMDAAGITPVIKSEVLNLTGNGVIVGILDTGIDYTHKAFRYEDNTSKILSIWDQTIIGKPPEGFLYGSEYTGIQINEALDSNNPYAIVPSKDEVGHGTYLAGLAAGRSNPVENFQGAAPEAELIIVKLKQAKKCLMDFYQFKENAIGWQTNDIAMGIKYIMNQSKTLNKPVALLFAGGSTAGPHTGGAALQQYMTTIGDSYGVGVIVSAGNEANTSHHYHGKIQPNESKKDVQLNIADGERGLHLMLWGRLPDRLSIEIVTPTGVSTGKIPYKFRQWQDIHLPLSNTIINVHYDYGEIGGATESISLIIENPSAGLWNIIVHGDMIVDGNFDIWLPLKGFIDDDTFFLDPDPTNTIVNPGNNEGIITIGAYNNITQTIYLGSGRGPTTSMKIKPDLVAPGVNILSTSPKNNYDYQTGTSASAAITAGAVALLLEWGIIQGHDKLMNTKAIKSYLARGAKRKRGLSYPNGEWGFGELDLINVFRTL, encoded by the coding sequence ATGAGACAACAGGATCTGAGTGTTGATAAATGTAAGGAGATTATCGTTTCCGAAAACTATCAAGATATCATCACTTATCTTAAATCTGAACCAGAAGAGATTACTTTGGAATTAGGTATTGAATGCTTCCAATATATAACGAAAGAATTCGGAATATTGCATATAGAAGCAAAAACGGACGATTGTAAAGAGTTCTATTACAACGTTCCCCATATGTTAATACCTTACATTTATGGTCTCACAAGTACACATGCAATGGATGCGGCTGGTATCACACCGGTTATAAAGAGTGAGGTACTCAATCTAACTGGTAATGGCGTTATTGTAGGAATCTTAGACACAGGAATTGATTATACCCACAAAGCATTTCGTTATGAAGACAATACCTCTAAGATTCTGTCGATATGGGATCAAACTATAATTGGAAAGCCACCAGAAGGCTTTCTATACGGGAGTGAATACACGGGAATTCAAATAAATGAAGCACTAGATAGTAATAATCCTTATGCAATTGTACCTTCAAAGGATGAAGTAGGGCACGGTACTTATTTAGCAGGTTTAGCAGCTGGTCGGTCTAACCCAGTAGAAAATTTTCAAGGTGCTGCTCCTGAAGCTGAATTAATTATTGTTAAGCTCAAACAAGCTAAAAAGTGCTTAATGGACTTCTATCAGTTCAAAGAAAATGCCATTGGATGGCAAACGAATGATATTGCTATGGGGATTAAATACATCATGAACCAATCTAAAACCCTTAACAAGCCAGTTGCTTTATTATTTGCAGGAGGTTCAACAGCAGGACCCCATACAGGTGGAGCAGCACTACAACAATATATGACTACTATTGGGGATTCTTATGGTGTTGGTGTCATTGTATCAGCTGGTAATGAAGCTAATACCTCTCACCATTATCACGGTAAAATTCAACCAAATGAATCAAAAAAAGATGTGCAATTAAATATTGCAGATGGAGAAAGAGGTTTACACTTAATGCTTTGGGGGAGGTTACCTGATCGGCTATCTATAGAGATTGTAACGCCTACTGGTGTCAGTACTGGTAAAATACCCTATAAGTTTAGACAATGGCAAGACATTCATCTTCCCCTTTCTAATACAATTATTAACGTACATTATGATTATGGAGAAATTGGAGGGGCTACTGAATCCATTTCTCTGATTATCGAAAATCCTTCAGCAGGCCTTTGGAATATTATAGTACACGGCGATATGATCGTAGATGGGAATTTTGATATATGGCTTCCTCTCAAAGGGTTTATTGATGATGATACTTTTTTTTTAGACCCAGATCCAACAAATACTATTGTTAATCCCGGTAATAATGAGGGGATTATTACAATTGGGGCTTATAATAATATTACACAAACCATTTATTTAGGATCAGGACGAGGACCAACTACAAGTATGAAAATTAAACCTGATTTAGTAGCTCCAGGGGTCAATATATTAAGTACGAGTCCCAAGAATAACTATGATTATCAGACAGGGACAAGTGCAAGTGCTGCTATAACAGCAGGTGCGGTGGCGCTATTGTTAGAATGGGGCATTATTCAAGGTCATGATAAATTGATGAATACAAAGGCGATCAAATCCTATTTAGCTAGAGGGGCAAAAAGGAAAAGAGGATTGTCCTATCCAAATGGTGAATGGGGATTCGGGGAGCTTGATCTTATTAACGTATTTAGAACGCTTTAG
- a CDS encoding threonine/serine exporter family protein has protein sequence MDFRLIFKTALLAGEIMLRNGAETYRVEDTINRILKTTKFAVVESYVTPTGLFATLDDPSIDSITMVRRVGQRSIHMGKVEKVNNVSREYVSGQISVYEAYSRLLVIKDLEPYSRLIHILCFGIIAACFTVVFGGSPCDFLTSLIIGLILGVFHKWMESRQISKFINDIISSGMVGLLSILFTDYLPLGTDIDTIIIGCIMPLVPGLAITNAIRDTLEGDLVSGLARALEAFIIAISIAVGIAISLSLFYI, from the coding sequence ATGGATTTTAGATTAATTTTTAAGACTGCTCTATTAGCAGGAGAAATTATGTTAAGAAATGGTGCTGAAACTTATCGGGTAGAGGATACCATCAATCGTATATTGAAGACAACTAAATTTGCTGTCGTTGAGTCTTATGTAACCCCTACTGGTCTTTTTGCAACTCTTGATGACCCGAGCATAGATAGCATTACCATGGTGAGAAGGGTTGGACAAAGATCCATACATATGGGGAAAGTTGAAAAAGTCAATAACGTATCCCGTGAATATGTATCAGGACAAATTTCTGTCTATGAGGCTTATTCCAGGTTGCTAGTGATCAAAGACCTTGAACCCTACAGCCGTTTGATTCATATACTTTGCTTCGGGATTATAGCCGCTTGCTTTACTGTTGTATTTGGTGGTTCACCATGTGATTTTTTGACTTCTTTAATTATCGGACTTATACTTGGAGTTTTCCATAAATGGATGGAGTCGAGACAAATATCTAAATTTATAAATGATATCATATCCAGTGGCATGGTAGGTTTGCTTTCTATTTTGTTCACAGATTATCTTCCTTTAGGTACCGATATTGATACCATAATCATAGGTTGCATTATGCCCCTTGTGCCTGGGTTAGCTATTACCAATGCTATCCGTGATACATTGGAAGGTGATTTAGTTTCTGGTCTTGCCAGGGCTCTTGAAGCCTTTATTATTGCAATCTCCATTGCTGTTGGTATAGCCATATCCTTGAGCTTATTCTATATATAA